Proteins from a single region of Punica granatum isolate Tunisia-2019 chromosome 8, ASM765513v2, whole genome shotgun sequence:
- the LOC116188096 gene encoding exocyst complex component EXO70B1: MAATTKSIDGDGGGGGGADDRVMAAAQQILKSLNAPKEVREDMLLILSSFDNRLSKITDLINTSSAVQDRFESAEKVILRWDATSSSLPWEDSPDEAAEYLSALDEILQLWESLSVQNDKDLVDRADTAIQLAMTRLEDEFRHILVRNTVPLDADRLYSSIQRVSLSFASHDGEISEEFESFGEVGNGTGSCFHERGGSLGGDVSVDLINPDAVAELRDIAERMNRSGYEKECSQAYSSVRREALDECLAVLGVEKLSIEEVQKIEWRDLDEKMKKWVQAVKITVRVLLACEKGLCDQVFMGSDHIKDICFNEAAKCCLLQLLNFGEAVSIGVRSPEKLFRILDMYDALRDALPELRAMVTDDFLLREAEGVLHTLGEAARGTFAEFENAVKRETSRKPMLFGEIHPLTRYVMNYLKLLVVYSETLNSLLEGGEDELDSLRDDADNDKRQLESMSPLARHLLSLISSLESNLEEKSRLYEDVAMQYVFLMNNILYIVQKVKDSELRSHLGDTWIRKHRSQVRQYATSYLRASWSKALSCLKDEGLGGSASNASRVALKERFKNFNACFEEIYRVQTAWKVPDEQLRDELRISISERVIPAYRSFVGRFRSQLESGRNVGKYIKYTPEDLENHVLDLFEGTPGVLHHLRRKSS; this comes from the coding sequence ATGGCGGCCACCACCAAGAGTATCGATGGAgacggcggcggcggcggcggcgccGACGATCGTGTCATGGCCGCCGCGCAGCAGATCCTCAAGAGCCTCAACGCTCCCAAGGAAGTCCGCGAGGACATGCTGCTGATACTCTCCAGCTTCGACAATCGCCTCTCCAAGATCACCGATCTAATCAACACCTCCTCGGCCGTCCAGGACCGCTTCGAATCCGCCGAGAAGGTCATCCTCCGCTGGGACGCCACCTCGAGCTCTCTCCCCTGGGAGGACTCCCCGGACGAGGCGGCCGAGTACCTGTCCGCCCTCGACGAGATTCTCCAGCTCTGGGAGAGCCTCTCCGTTCAGAACGATAAGGACTTGGTTGACCGAGCTGATACTGCCATCCAGCTCGCCATGACGCGTCTGGAGGACGAGTTCCGCCACATCCTTGTCCGCAACACAGTCCCCCTGGATGCTGACCGTCTCTACAGCTCGATCCAAAGGGTTTCGCTCTCTTTTGCTTCCCACGATGGGGAGATCAGCGAGGAGTTCGAGAGTTTTGGTGAGGTGGGCAATGGAACCGGCTCGTGCTTTCACGAGCGGGGAGGTAGTTTGGGCGGCGATGTGTCAGTGGATTTGATAAATCCCGATGCAGTGGCAGAATTGAGAGACATCGCAGAGAGGATGAATCGGTCTGGGTATGAGAAGGAGTGCAGCCAGGCATACAGTAGTGTCCGACGCGAAGCCTTGGACGAGTGTTTAGCGGTTCTTGGGGTTGAGAAGCTGAGTATAGAGGAAGTTCAGAAGATTGAATGGAGAGATTTGGatgagaagatgaagaagtgGGTGCAGGCCGTCAAAATCACGGTTAGGGTATTGCTGGCTTGTGAGAAGGGGCTCTGCGATCAGGTATTTATGGGATCCGATCACATAAAGGATATCTGCTTTAATGAGGCTGCAAAATGCTGTTTGTTGCAATTGTTGAATTTTGGGGAGGCAGTTTCGATTGGGGTTAGGTCACCGGAGAAGCTCTTTAGGATATTAGATATGTATGATGCCCTTAGGGATGCGTTGCCCGAGCTGCGGGCGATGGTCACCGATGATTTTTTGCTTCGGGAGGCCGAAGGTGTGTTACATACGCTTGGAGAGGCTGCAAGGGGAACATTCGCAGAGTTTGAGAATGCTGTGAAGCGCGAAACTTCTCGGAAACCTATGCTGTTTGGTGAGATTCATCCATTGACTCGTTATGTAATGAATTACCTGAAGCTCCTCGTGGTTTATAGCGAGACTCTGAACTCGCTTTTGGAGGGCGGTGAGGATGAGCTCGATAGTCTCAGAGATGATGCCGATAATGATAAACGACAACTAGAGTCCATGTCTCCACTGGCACGGCACTTGTTATCGCTGATATCGTCTTTGGAGTCAAACCTCGAGGAGAAATCGAGACTCTATGAGGATGTTGCAATGCAGTATGTCTTCCTGATGAATAATATCTTGTACATCGTGCAAAAAGTGAAAGACTCTGAGCTTCGGAGTCACTTGGGGGACACTTGGATTCGCAAGCACCGTTCCCAGGTGCGTCAATATGCCACGAGTTATCTGAGAGCTTCTTGGAGTAAGGCTTTGTCTTGTTTGAAGGATGAGGGCCTTGGTGGGAGTGCAAGCAATGCCTCGAGGGTGGCTTTGAAGGAGAGGTTTAAGAATTTCAATGCATGCTTTGAGGAAATTTATCGGGTCCAGACAGCCTGGAAGGTCCCTGATGAGCAGCTAAGAGATGAGCTTCGAATATCCATATCCGAGAGAGTGATCCCAGCATACCGTTCGTTTGTTGGTCGGTTCCGGAGTCAGCTCGAGAGCGGGAGAAACGTCGGGAAGTACATTAAGTACACGCCTGAGGATCTGGAGAATCACGTTCTGGATTTGTTCGAAGGGACACCTGGTGTCTTGCATCATTTAAGGAGAAAAAGTTCGTAG
- the LOC116188537 gene encoding SNF1-related protein kinase regulatory subunit gamma-1 isoform X1, with the protein MATLQAIRVVREEEGRSQSPRSPEARLGMKVEDLWDIQQGGQLSPTEKLNACFEGIPLSAFPPSPSSQVVEIRSDASLAEAVRLLSEHRILGAPVVDVDAPKDASWMEKYIGIVEFAGIVVWILYQSEPPSPRSPKSGTAFALAANGVTSAVGLNLGPETAAATPGSFFEALISSEIYKNTKVGEISGSFRWAPFLALQKEDSFLTMLLLLSKYKMKSIPVVDDGKIDNIITQAAVIHMLAECAGLHWFESWGRKKLSELGLPLMTPDQIVKVYENEPVLQAFKLMRKKRIGGIPIVDASGRKAVGNISLRDVCFLLTAPEIYRDYRSVTAKGFVMAARDYLEKHEGTSPMMSGMITCKKDHTMKELISMLDCKKIHRIYVVDDDGNLEGVITLRDIISKLVHEPRGYFGDFFDGVLPLPSNSRV; encoded by the exons ATGGCGACGTTGCAGGCGATAAGGGTGGTgagggaagaagaagggagGAGTCAGAGCCCCAGGAGCCCTGAGGCCAGGCTTGGGATGAAAGTTGAGGATCTCTGGGATATCCAGCAGGGCGGTCAGCTCTCTCCCACTGAGAAGCTCAATGCTTGCTTCGAGGGCATCCCTCTCTCCGCCTTCCCCCCTTCCCCTTCCTCCCAAG TAGTCGAGATAAGGTCGGATGCTAGTCTAGCTGAAGCGGTTCGCTTACTGTCCGAGCACAGGATCCTGGGTGCACCAGTCGTGGACGTTGATGCCCCCAAGGATGCCAGCTGGATGGAGAAATACATTGGCATTGTCGAATTCGCCGGGATCGTGGTCTGGATCCTATATCAG TCGGAGCCTCCATCTCCTAGGAGTCCAAAATCAGGAACTGCGTTTGCTTTGGCAGCTAATGGAGTTACTTCGGCCGTGGGACTCAACTTAGGCCCAGAAACTGCTGCTGCCACCCCAGGAAGCTTTTTCGAGGCTCTAATCTCCTCTGAGATTTATAAGAACACCAAG GTTGGGGAGATCTCTGGTTCATTCCGGTGGGCCCCGTTCCTTGCATTGCAGAAGGAGGATTCCTTCCTGACCATGCTGTTGTTGCTCTCAAAGTACAAGATGAAGAGCATCCCCGTGGTCGATGACGGGAAGATCGATAACATTATCACCCAGGCCGCAGTGATCCACATGTTGGCAGAATGTGCGGGGCTTCATTGGTTCGAGAGCTGGGGGAGGAAGAAGCTCTCCGAACTTGGCCTTCCCCTCATGACTCCCGACCAGATTGTTAAG GTGTATGAAAATGAGCCGGTGCTGCAGGCATTCAAGCTGATGAGGAAAAAACGAATCGGAGGAATACCCATCGTTGATGCCAGTGGTAGGAAGGCCGTGGGCAATATAAGCTTAAGAGACGTTTGTTTTCTGCTGACGGCACCGGAGATCTACCGCGATTACAG GTCGGTCACAGCAAAAGGCTTCGTGATGGCGGCTCGAGACTACTTGGAGAAGCACGAAGGGACCTCACCTATGATGAGTGGCATGATAACATGCAAGAAGGACCACACCATGAAGGAGCTGATCTCGATGCTGGACTGCAAGAAGATTCACCGGATATATGTAGTAGATGATGACGGGAACCTAGAAGGTGTGATCACGCTGAGGGACATAATCTCAAAGCTAGTCCACGAACCCCGTGGCTACTTTGGTGATTTCTTCGATGGAGTTCTTCCCTTGCCATCGAACAGCAGGGTCTAG
- the LOC116188537 gene encoding SNF1-related protein kinase regulatory subunit gamma-1 isoform X2, with the protein MATLQAIRVVREEEGRSQSPRSPEARLGMKVEDLWDIQQGGQLSPTEKLNACFEGIPLSAFPPSPSSQVEIRSDASLAEAVRLLSEHRILGAPVVDVDAPKDASWMEKYIGIVEFAGIVVWILYQSEPPSPRSPKSGTAFALAANGVTSAVGLNLGPETAAATPGSFFEALISSEIYKNTKVGEISGSFRWAPFLALQKEDSFLTMLLLLSKYKMKSIPVVDDGKIDNIITQAAVIHMLAECAGLHWFESWGRKKLSELGLPLMTPDQIVKVYENEPVLQAFKLMRKKRIGGIPIVDASGRKAVGNISLRDVCFLLTAPEIYRDYRSVTAKGFVMAARDYLEKHEGTSPMMSGMITCKKDHTMKELISMLDCKKIHRIYVVDDDGNLEGVITLRDIISKLVHEPRGYFGDFFDGVLPLPSNSRV; encoded by the exons ATGGCGACGTTGCAGGCGATAAGGGTGGTgagggaagaagaagggagGAGTCAGAGCCCCAGGAGCCCTGAGGCCAGGCTTGGGATGAAAGTTGAGGATCTCTGGGATATCCAGCAGGGCGGTCAGCTCTCTCCCACTGAGAAGCTCAATGCTTGCTTCGAGGGCATCCCTCTCTCCGCCTTCCCCCCTTCCCCTTCCTCCCAAG TCGAGATAAGGTCGGATGCTAGTCTAGCTGAAGCGGTTCGCTTACTGTCCGAGCACAGGATCCTGGGTGCACCAGTCGTGGACGTTGATGCCCCCAAGGATGCCAGCTGGATGGAGAAATACATTGGCATTGTCGAATTCGCCGGGATCGTGGTCTGGATCCTATATCAG TCGGAGCCTCCATCTCCTAGGAGTCCAAAATCAGGAACTGCGTTTGCTTTGGCAGCTAATGGAGTTACTTCGGCCGTGGGACTCAACTTAGGCCCAGAAACTGCTGCTGCCACCCCAGGAAGCTTTTTCGAGGCTCTAATCTCCTCTGAGATTTATAAGAACACCAAG GTTGGGGAGATCTCTGGTTCATTCCGGTGGGCCCCGTTCCTTGCATTGCAGAAGGAGGATTCCTTCCTGACCATGCTGTTGTTGCTCTCAAAGTACAAGATGAAGAGCATCCCCGTGGTCGATGACGGGAAGATCGATAACATTATCACCCAGGCCGCAGTGATCCACATGTTGGCAGAATGTGCGGGGCTTCATTGGTTCGAGAGCTGGGGGAGGAAGAAGCTCTCCGAACTTGGCCTTCCCCTCATGACTCCCGACCAGATTGTTAAG GTGTATGAAAATGAGCCGGTGCTGCAGGCATTCAAGCTGATGAGGAAAAAACGAATCGGAGGAATACCCATCGTTGATGCCAGTGGTAGGAAGGCCGTGGGCAATATAAGCTTAAGAGACGTTTGTTTTCTGCTGACGGCACCGGAGATCTACCGCGATTACAG GTCGGTCACAGCAAAAGGCTTCGTGATGGCGGCTCGAGACTACTTGGAGAAGCACGAAGGGACCTCACCTATGATGAGTGGCATGATAACATGCAAGAAGGACCACACCATGAAGGAGCTGATCTCGATGCTGGACTGCAAGAAGATTCACCGGATATATGTAGTAGATGATGACGGGAACCTAGAAGGTGTGATCACGCTGAGGGACATAATCTCAAAGCTAGTCCACGAACCCCGTGGCTACTTTGGTGATTTCTTCGATGGAGTTCTTCCCTTGCCATCGAACAGCAGGGTCTAG